A single genomic interval of Halobacillus halophilus DSM 2266 harbors:
- a CDS encoding peptidoglycan DD-metalloendopeptidase family protein, producing MRRDIEHVRKNISARKKKKVQGSYELPKKSFVPPQDEEMHGYPPLVTSSDYEKKRSLPEIRKETSRLGVQLFFSVLLFAAVALGKQTDIAFLDGPEEWVTSQLQEDFPFATVTAWYSDRFGEPLQVVAPKQSSTEENLAMPVNGTVTTSFQNDGKGIVLTTENNSEIKAVREGTVIFAGNDKDTQKTVIVQHEDGSKSIYGYLSSIDVHLYEHVQAQRNVGSVKSEEGKSAEFFFAIEKDERYLDPVEVIKVDESS from the coding sequence TTGAGGAGAGACATTGAACATGTCCGTAAAAATATATCAGCTCGTAAGAAAAAAAAGGTTCAGGGCAGCTATGAGCTTCCTAAAAAGTCGTTTGTTCCACCTCAGGATGAAGAAATGCATGGCTATCCACCTTTGGTCACAAGTAGCGATTATGAAAAAAAACGATCTCTTCCTGAGATCCGAAAAGAGACAAGTCGTCTGGGGGTTCAGTTGTTTTTTTCTGTCCTATTATTTGCTGCTGTAGCATTAGGTAAACAGACAGACATTGCTTTCCTTGACGGACCTGAGGAATGGGTAACTTCTCAACTTCAGGAGGACTTTCCATTTGCTACAGTGACGGCCTGGTATAGTGACCGCTTTGGAGAGCCTTTACAGGTGGTTGCTCCTAAACAATCCTCCACGGAGGAAAATCTCGCCATGCCCGTGAATGGAACCGTCACCACATCTTTTCAGAATGATGGAAAGGGAATCGTGTTAACCACTGAAAATAATTCGGAGATTAAGGCTGTCAGAGAAGGAACCGTTATTTTTGCAGGAAATGATAAAGATACTCAAAAAACAGTGATTGTGCAGCACGAAGATGGCTCGAAAAGCATTTATGGATATTTATCCTCCATTGATGTTCATCTTTATGAACATGTACAAGCCCAAAGGAATGTAGGTTCTGTAAAATCGGAAGAAGGGAAATCAGCGGAGTTCTTTTTTGCCATTGAGAAAGATGAAAGATATTTAGATCCTGTAGAGGTAATAAAAGTGGATGAAAGTTCTTAA
- the minD gene encoding septum site-determining protein MinD gives MGEAIVITSGKGGVGKTTTTANLGTALALQNKKVCLVDTDIGLRNLDVVMGLENRIIYDIVDVVNERCKTKQALVTDKRFDCLHLLPAAQTSDKSEVSPEGIKEIVEELKQDYDYIIIDCPAGIEQGYKNAVAGADKAVVVTTPEKSSVRDADRIIGLLEQEEIEAPKLIINRIRNHMMKSGDMLDVDEIVSVLSIDLLGIVVDDDSVITASNSGEPVAMKPNSRASIAYRNIARRILGEAVPLMNLDEDNGMFSKVKRFFGMRT, from the coding sequence AATCTGGGGACCGCTTTGGCCTTACAGAACAAAAAAGTTTGTCTGGTGGATACTGATATTGGTCTCAGGAATTTAGATGTTGTGATGGGGCTTGAGAATCGTATTATCTACGATATTGTAGATGTAGTAAATGAGCGTTGTAAAACGAAACAAGCTCTTGTAACCGATAAACGTTTTGACTGTCTGCATCTATTGCCGGCAGCCCAGACTTCTGATAAATCCGAGGTATCTCCGGAAGGAATTAAAGAAATTGTAGAAGAGCTAAAGCAAGACTATGACTACATTATTATCGATTGCCCTGCCGGAATTGAGCAAGGGTATAAAAATGCTGTGGCCGGCGCTGATAAAGCTGTGGTGGTTACAACTCCTGAAAAATCAAGTGTTAGGGACGCAGATCGCATAATTGGACTTCTTGAACAGGAAGAAATAGAAGCTCCGAAACTTATTATAAATCGTATAAGAAATCACATGATGAAAAGCGGAGACATGCTGGATGTAGACGAAATCGTTTCGGTCCTATCCATCGATTTGCTTGGTATCGTGGTAGATGATGACTCAGTCATTACCGCATCTAATAGCGGAGAGCCAGTAGCAATGAAGCCAAATTCCAGAGCTTCGATAGCTTATCGGAACATCGCCCGGAGAATATTGGGTGAAGCAGTGCCGCTAATGAATTTAGATGAAGATAATGGAATGTTCTCAAAAGTAAAACGCTTCTTTGGAATGCGCACTTAA